A genome region from Trueperaceae bacterium includes the following:
- a CDS encoding dipeptide ABC transporter ATP-binding protein, with amino-acid sequence MSDTVPKDVAGTHHSTDNILEVRNLRKYFPIRGGIFSRVVANVKAVEDVSFDVKRGEVVGLVGESGSGKTTVGRSILRLIEPSSGEVWFDGTDITKISKSAMREYRKRMQIIFQDPFASLNPRMSVGDIIGEAMTIHNLARGREREQRVASLLERVGLSPNHMRRYPHEFSGGQRQRIGIARALAVDPEFIVADEPVSALDVSIQAQVVNLLLDLKEELGLTLLFIAHDLGVVEYISDHVVVMYLGRIMEIAPSKELYANPIHPYTEALLSAVPIPDPTVRRERIILQGDIPSPINPPSGCVFRTRCPIATKECAEVVPPLEEVTPGHFKACIHRP; translated from the coding sequence ATGAGCGATACGGTCCCCAAGGACGTCGCCGGCACCCACCACTCGACCGACAACATCCTCGAGGTCAGGAACCTCAGGAAGTACTTCCCCATCCGGGGCGGGATCTTCTCGCGCGTCGTCGCCAACGTCAAGGCGGTAGAAGACGTCTCGTTCGACGTCAAGCGCGGCGAGGTCGTCGGGCTCGTGGGCGAGTCCGGCTCTGGCAAGACGACGGTCGGCCGCTCGATCCTGCGCCTCATCGAGCCCAGCTCCGGCGAGGTGTGGTTCGACGGCACCGACATCACCAAGATCAGCAAGTCCGCGATGCGCGAGTACCGCAAGCGGATGCAGATCATCTTCCAGGACCCGTTCGCGAGCCTCAACCCGCGCATGTCGGTCGGGGACATCATCGGCGAGGCCATGACCATCCACAACCTCGCCCGCGGCCGCGAACGCGAGCAGAGGGTAGCCAGCCTGCTAGAGCGCGTCGGCCTGTCGCCCAACCACATGCGCCGCTACCCGCACGAGTTCTCGGGCGGCCAGCGCCAGCGCATCGGCATCGCGCGCGCACTGGCGGTGGACCCGGAGTTCATCGTCGCCGACGAGCCGGTCTCGGCCCTCGACGTCTCGATCCAGGCGCAGGTCGTCAACCTGCTCCTCGACCTGAAAGAGGAGCTCGGCCTCACACTGCTGTTCATCGCCCACGACCTGGGGGTCGTCGAGTACATCTCTGACCACGTGGTCGTCATGTACCTCGGCCGGATCATGGAGATCGCACCCTCCAAGGAGCTCTACGCGAACCCCATCCACCCGTACACCGAGGCGCTGCTCTCCGCCGTGCCCATCCCCGACCCCACCGTGCGGCGCGAGCGCATCATCCTCCAGGGTGACATCCCCAGCCCCATCAACCCGCCGTCCGGCTGCGTGTTCCGCACGCGCTGCCCGATCGCCACGAAGGAGTGCGCCGAGGTCGTGCCTCCGCTCGAAGAGGTCACTCCGGGCCACTTCAAGGCCTGCATCCACAGACCCTGA